The following nucleotide sequence is from Anaerolineae bacterium.
AGACCTGGGGAATGTGCGCATCTACGGCACCGGCTATCACGGTGCGGCCGCCCCCCGGGTGTTCGCCGATCTGGCCGCGCGGCTGGAGGAACTTCATGCGGAACGCCGGCCGCCCTTCACCATTCTCCTGTCCCATGCGGAGGTGGAGGGCATGCTGGTGCGGGGCGCCGGCACGCGCGTCAGCCTGACCCATTACCAGCTCGCGCCCCTGCGCCCGCACATTGACTATCTGGCCCTGGGGCATGTCCATAAGCCGGCCCAGCAGGATGACTGGCTGTTCAACCCTGGCTCATTGGAGCCCAACAATTTTGATGAATCCCAGCACCCGGGCGGGGTTTTCTTCGTGGAAGTGGAGATTGGCCGGCCGCATACTATCCGCGCCGAGCACCGCCGCTACGCCCGCCGGCCCTTCATCCGGCGCCGGCAGGATGTCACGCCTTTTCAGACGCCGGAGGAGCTGTACGACGCCCTGCGGCGCCAGCTCCAGGCCGATGCAGAACAGTTTCCCATGCCGCCAGTGGTGGAATTCTCCCTGGACGGCCTCCTGCATTTCCCCTCTTCTGCCCTGCAGATGGATACGGTGGCAGAGCTGATCCGCCAGCGCTACCAACCGCTGGTCAGCCAGATTCATCTGCGGGCGGCGCCGGCGGAGTATGTGGTCAACGCGCCGGCCGAGCATCTCTCCCGCGCGGAGATGGAACAGCAGGTCATGCGGGAGTTATTACAGCGCGATGGACGGTTCCAGAGCAGTGCCGAGCAGTGGGCAGGGATATTTCGGGAGCTGAAGGAGCGCGTTCTGGAACGTCAGAGCGCTGACGAGATCATCCGGCAACTGCGGCTTAGCGCCTCTTCACTGCTGGGTGAGGGGATGGCGGAAGATGTACATCACGCGGGTTGAGCTGGAAAACATCAAGAGCTACCAACACGCGAGCATTGAGCTGGAGCAGGGCGTCACTGCCATCTGCGGCGAGAACGGCGCCGGCAAATCCACCATCCTGGAAGCCATCGGCTTTGCCCTGTTCGACTTCAGCCCCTTCCGCCGGCAGGCACAACTGGTTCGCGAAGGGGCCGCCAAAGGGGTCATCACGGTAGCGTTCGTCGCATCCGACGGGCGAGAGTACGAGGTAGTGCGCACCTGCGGCAAGTCCTCGGAATATTATGTCTATGATCCGGAGCTAAAGGTCCGTCTGCGCGAGGGCAAGGCCGGCGTGCAGGAGTGGCTGTGCCTGCAGTTCGGCGTTCCCCCGGATACCAACCTGGCGCACCTTTTCAGCAACGCCATCGGCGTCCCCCAGGGCCTGCTGACTGCCGCGTTCCTGGAGGATGCCTCGGCGCGGCGGGACAAGTTCGACCGTCTGCTGAGGGTGGAGGAGTATCAGCGTGCCTATGAGGGTCTGCGCGAGGTGGAAAGCGCGCTGAGGGATCATGTCAGCGAGCTGGAGAAAGAATCAGCCGGCCTGGAGGGCCAGCTTGCCCGACTGCCACAGCTTGAGCAGGAGGCCGGCGAACTGGATGGGGAGCTGGAAGATATACGCCGCCGGCGCGATGAGCTTGCCCATGAACTGGCCGGCCTGGAGGAAAAATCAGAAATATTTCAGCGCCAGAAAAACCTGATAGAGTCGCTGGAGCGTTCCATCGCCCTGCTCACCCAGCAGTTACAGGGCCTGGACGTTCAGCTTACCGATGTCGAGCGGCGTCTGGAGGAGGCGCAGAAGGCGGCGGAGACCTGCCGCCGGCTGGCGCCGGCGTATCAGGCCTATCAGGAGGCGGAGGAGGCCCTGCGCCGGCTGGAAGGGGAACGCTCCCGCCGCGACGGCATCCGACAGGAGCTGAGCCAGGTCGAGGCGGTGCTGGCTGGCGTGGAGGCCCGC
It contains:
- a CDS encoding exonuclease SbcCD subunit D, which produces MRVRFAHLADLHLGYEQYHSPDRYRDFFQTFRRAVSDILKERVDFVLIAGDLFHQRVISPLTLILAQRELQRLKEAGIPVVGIMGNHEQPHYRQDHSWLDFLSAQGLLILLRPYYQDEKLVLQPYQDGVGGYVDLGNVRIYGTGYHGAAAPRVFADLAARLEELHAERRPPFTILLSHAEVEGMLVRGAGTRVSLTHYQLAPLRPHIDYLALGHVHKPAQQDDWLFNPGSLEPNNFDESQHPGGVFFVEVEIGRPHTIRAEHRRYARRPFIRRRQDVTPFQTPEELYDALRRQLQADAEQFPMPPVVEFSLDGLLHFPSSALQMDTVAELIRQRYQPLVSQIHLRAAPAEYVVNAPAEHLSRAEMEQQVMRELLQRDGRFQSSAEQWAGIFRELKERVLERQSADEIIRQLRLSASSLLGEGMAEDVHHAG